The Methanohalophilus portucalensis DNA window AAGATTTGCCCGGTCTTATAGAGATAGGCAGGCATGGGCTTATAGTCAAACAGGGTTTCTATCAGGGTTTACTCCTGCCACAGGTGGCCCCTGAGCAGGGATTTAATGCTGTGGATTTTTTGAGTCATACCTGCATAAAAGCCGGACTTGCACCGGATGCATGGCTTACAGGTGCCGAAGTGTACTGGTTTGAAGGACAGGTCTTTTCCGAAGGATCTCCTGAGGGGCAAATCGTGGAAAAGCAGTTCTAAACTGCTTATCTTTTCATATTTTCAAGTTCTGTAAGCAGCTTATCGGTTGAATACACGAGTTTAATTAGGGTTTTTTCTATCATCAGGTTGACCGTACCTTCGATTCCAAGTGTGCGGAAATCAGTCCTCAGTCCCATTACCGGGATGTTTTTAGCATAAGCATAGCCGATTTCCCAGGCTGTACCGGAATCCACATCGCTGCCTCCATCCAGTATAGCAATTATAAGATCGGCTCTATCTATAGCTTCTGAATTTTTCCGGAACAATTCTGCAGCATCCTGTTCTTTGCGCATATTTTTCGTATCTGCTGAATCCCTTTGTGGCAGGAACACGTCATATCCTGCACTTTCGATTCTCTCTGTGAGTTGTTCATTGAAATTCTTCTCAGCCTCGGAAAAAAGAGGGCCTGCCAGGTATATTTTTTTGTAATTCATTGTGTCCCTTGCCTGCCTGTATGGTAATAACTTTAATTAGTGGTAAAACATAACACTAAGGCATGAAAGATAAGGTTAATGCAGGCATAATCGGTGCCTCCGGCTATACGGGGGGAGAATTGATGCGCCTTCTTCTCAATCATCCTCATGTAAATCTTGAAATGGCAACTTCAAGAAAACTTGCCGGACAAAATGTATCCAAAAAACATGCCCATCTGGCCGGTTTGACAGATCTCGAATTTGAAGAACTTGATCCGGTTGCTGTAAGGCAGAGGTGTGACGTGGTATTCCTGGCGGTGCCTCATGGCAGTGCGATGGATATTGTACCTCAACTTATTGGCAGTGGCCTGCGTATAGTGGATCTGAGTGCGGATTATCGTCTGGGTGTGGACGAATTTGAAAAGGTCTATGGCACTAAACACCATGACCCCCGCAAAGCAGTATTTGGCTTGGTGGAACTGCATCCCGAGGTAAAGGGGGAAACCTTTGTTGCCAATCCGGGTTGTTATCCCACAGGAGCTACCCTGGCGGCTGCTCCAGTTGTTAATGCAGGGCTTGCAGATATTGCAGTTTTTGATTCCAAATCCGGCATAACAGGCGCCGGTGTGAATCCAAGCCAAGCATCCCATTACCCTAACATGGCGGAAAACATCCAGCCCTACAAGCTCACAACCCATCGCCACCAGGCGGAGATATGGCAGGAATTGAATGGCCTTGGTGGCCTTGATAGTGTTAATTTTACTCCTCATGTAATCCCTGCTATCCGCGGGATACTGACTACAGCTCATCTCTTTCTTAAAGAAGAATGCTCAGAAGAAGATATACGGCAACTATACGATTCTTTTTACTCTGACTGTCCCTTTGTAAGACTGGTCGATGATATACCTGCGCTGGGTAATGTACGTGGCTCCAATTTCTGTGATATTGGTTTTGAGATTGACGCAAACAGTAACAGGCTTGTAGTTATCTCGGCAATTGACAATCTCGTAAAAGGAGCTTCAGGACAGGCTATACAGAACATGAATCTCATGTGTGGTTTCAGGGAAACCGATGGTCTATGGAACGCGGGCCTTGCGCCCTGATTTATTTGGAGGTGGATTTATGCTTGTAAAAGAAATTATGAACAGTGATGTGATTTATTGCAGTCCCGAAGACAAAGTAAGTGATGCTGCCAGGTCGTTGAAGGATAATGACATAAGTGGTATGCCTGTAGTGGATGACGGCAAGATTGTAGGTATACTTTCAGAGGTTGATTTGCTGGCTCTGCTGGAAACCCCCGAACATGGTGATTTCTGGCTCCCCAGTCCCTTTGAGGTGATAGAAATCCCTATCCGGGAATTTATAAGCTGGGAAGATACCAAAAAAATGCTTTCGGATGTAGGTTCAATGCCGGTTAGCAAAATAATGCGCTCCGGTGTATTCACTGTCTCTCCTGAAGATTCAATTGAAGATGCTTCCCACCTGATGTCCAGACACAAGATAAACCGCCTGCCAGTTGTTGAAGATGATAAGCTTACAGGCATCATTACCAGGGGAGATATCATCAGGGGTCTGGGTAGTCTGTGAGGGTCCGGTCATGAGAGTAATTGATGGTGGTATATGTGCGGTACGTGGGGTCCATGCTGCCGGTTTGAAGGATGATTACATGGGCCTTGCACTGATTGAAGGTGCAGGTCCTTGCGCAGGTGTTTTTACCCGCAATAAGGTTGTAGCGGCGCCGGTGGTGCTTACCAGGGACAATCTTGAAAATCATAAATATGTTGCAGGCACAATTATAAACAGTGGAAATGCCAATGCCTTCACCGGTGAACAGGGAATGGCCGATGCCCGTGAGATGGCAAGGCTTGCTGCTGATAAGCTGGGAGTTCAGAAATCCCACATCGCAGTTGCATCCACCGGTGTGATTGGTCGTTTTCTTGATGTAGGTTGGATAAAAGATCATCTGGATGAAGTTTATGGGGCGCTTTCTGCAGATCCCCAGGGCTGTCGCAATGCTACAAAAGCCATCATGACCACTGACCTGATCGAAAAGGAAGTGTCTGTAGAACTGGAATGTGGTGTACGTATCGGAGGTATTGCAAAGGGTTCCGGCATGATAGAACCCAACATGGGAACAATGCTTGCTTTTATCTATACTGATGCTATTCTTTCTGCCGATACACTGAAAGAATGTCTTGTAAAAGCCAACGATTCCAGTTTTAACATGATGGTAGTCGATGGTGATACCAGTACCAATGACATGGCTCTGTTAACCGCAACAGGTGCTTCTTCAATAGCTCCTGATGTAGCAAATTTCCAGAGAGGACTTGATTATGTCCTTGTGGAACTTGCAAAGAAAATTGCCCGTGACGGGGAGGGTGCTACCAAACTTATCGAAGTACAGGTAAACGGTGCCTCTGACCTGGCTGATGCACGCAAGGTTGCCAAAACCATTGTACGGTCACCTCTTGTAAAATCTGCAATATACGGGCATGATCCCAACTGGGGAAGGGTTGTTGCTGCAGCTGGATATTCAGGTGCCTCTCTTGATCAGGATAAGGTTTCCCTGAAATTTTCGGATGGGAAAAATGCAGTTACTCTGGTAGATCACGGTCAGGTGGCGGATACCTCTGCCAACCAACAACTAAAATCCATAATGGAAAGCGATACTGTCATAATTTCAGTGGACCTTTCACTTGGGGAAGCTTTTGCGGTTGCCTGGGGTTGTGATCTGACATATGATTATGTGCGTATTAATGCGGAATATACTACATGATATTGTTTCAGGGGAATTTTAATGGATATATCTGAGTGGGATAAGAGATACATTGAAGGTTATGAGTCGGTTGCACGAAATATTTCCTGTGTAAACAGAATATTTGTTGCCTATAACAGTAATGTGGACGCCATCAAGCATATTGGCCCCGGTGATGTGGAAAACCTGCTGAGGAAAGTGGATGTGGATACTGTCCAGCAGAGAATATTTTCCTATCCCCGACAGATAGATTCTCCTGTAGATTTCCTTGCACGACTCCTGATTGCAATGAAGGACGGTAAAGCTGCGGAAATTCCCACCTATTCAACTGATATCCATGAATGGTTGACCGATAATCTTGTTTTTGATGAAGCCAGGATGGGGGGGCAGGCCGGGATAATATCCAATCTGCTTGCCAACATGGACCTGAATAAAGTAATTGCTTATATCCCCTGGCTTTCCCCTGAGCAGGCAGATTATTTTGTATCTTCACCTAATCTTTTACATCCTTTTGTCAGGCAGGGAAGAATGGAATTGCTTCCTCCTGCAGAGGCCTGCAACTCCGATTATAAAGCCAAGGTAAACTGGATAATCGAATTCAATAAAGGACTCTCTGTAAAATATGCCGAGGACAGGATAATAGTTCCTCGCAATAACCGCCTGATCATTTCATCACGTCCGCCCTGGATCCGTATTGATATGTCTGATGAGATCTATGAGCATCTTCCCGAGATGGGCAGAACCGTAGATGGGGCAATTCTCTCTGGTTACCAGATGATAAAAGAAGAATATGAAGATGGTAAGACTTACAGGGATTATGTAGAACGTGCGGTAGGGGCAATAGGCCAGTTAAAAAAAGCCAATCCTGATATTTGTATACATGTGGAATTCACCTCCATACAGAATAAATTCATTCGCTCGGCAATTCTGAATGATATTGTGCGCAATCATGTCCATTCACTGGGTCTTGATACTGTGGAAGTTGCCAATGCATTGAATGTTTTAGGTTATGAAGAACTTGCATATTCGGTAATCAAAAAGGAAGAAGATGCTATAGTATCCCTTTATGAAGGAGCTGTCCGGCTGCTTCATGAGCTCAAGTTACAGAGGATTCATGTACACTCCTTGGGCTTTTATATCTGTGTTGTTTCCAAAGATTGTCCAATTGATGTTGAACAACATCTTGATTCCCTGCTTTTTGCATCCACTACAGCTGCTTCCAGGGCCCTTCTGGGCGGGATAAAAAGTTTTGAGGACATAAAAGCAGGTCTTGATGTACCTATATCCACCCAGGGAATGGACCAAATTGAAAAACTGGGTGCCTATCTTGTCAGGCAGGGAAAATGTAATCTGGAAGATTTTGAAAACGGTTGTATCTGCACCCGCAATCATGATATATTGATAATTCCGGCCAGGGTGGTGGATCATCCCGTTGATACGGTAGGTATAGGAGACACGATTTCAGCAAGTGCCTTTGCAGCTGTGCTGGCAGGCATGTGCAGTCTGCGGGAGGATTGAATGAATATCCTTTGCGGTTACAA harbors:
- a CDS encoding nucleoside 2-deoxyribosyltransferase, with protein sequence MNYKKIYLAGPLFSEAEKNFNEQLTERIESAGYDVFLPQRDSADTKNMRKEQDAAELFRKNSEAIDRADLIIAILDGGSDVDSGTAWEIGYAYAKNIPVMGLRTDFRTLGIEGTVNLMIEKTLIKLVYSTDKLLTELENMKR
- the argC gene encoding N-acetyl-gamma-glutamyl-phosphate reductase codes for the protein MKDKVNAGIIGASGYTGGELMRLLLNHPHVNLEMATSRKLAGQNVSKKHAHLAGLTDLEFEELDPVAVRQRCDVVFLAVPHGSAMDIVPQLIGSGLRIVDLSADYRLGVDEFEKVYGTKHHDPRKAVFGLVELHPEVKGETFVANPGCYPTGATLAAAPVVNAGLADIAVFDSKSGITGAGVNPSQASHYPNMAENIQPYKLTTHRHQAEIWQELNGLGGLDSVNFTPHVIPAIRGILTTAHLFLKEECSEEDIRQLYDSFYSDCPFVRLVDDIPALGNVRGSNFCDIGFEIDANSNRLVVISAIDNLVKGASGQAIQNMNLMCGFRETDGLWNAGLAP
- the argJ gene encoding bifunctional ornithine acetyltransferase/N-acetylglutamate synthase — encoded protein: MRVIDGGICAVRGVHAAGLKDDYMGLALIEGAGPCAGVFTRNKVVAAPVVLTRDNLENHKYVAGTIINSGNANAFTGEQGMADAREMARLAADKLGVQKSHIAVASTGVIGRFLDVGWIKDHLDEVYGALSADPQGCRNATKAIMTTDLIEKEVSVELECGVRIGGIAKGSGMIEPNMGTMLAFIYTDAILSADTLKECLVKANDSSFNMMVVDGDTSTNDMALLTATGASSIAPDVANFQRGLDYVLVELAKKIARDGEGATKLIEVQVNGASDLADARKVAKTIVRSPLVKSAIYGHDPNWGRVVAAAGYSGASLDQDKVSLKFSDGKNAVTLVDHGQVADTSANQQLKSIMESDTVIISVDLSLGEAFAVAWGCDLTYDYVRINAEYTT
- the pfkC gene encoding ADP-specific phosphofructokinase, with product MDISEWDKRYIEGYESVARNISCVNRIFVAYNSNVDAIKHIGPGDVENLLRKVDVDTVQQRIFSYPRQIDSPVDFLARLLIAMKDGKAAEIPTYSTDIHEWLTDNLVFDEARMGGQAGIISNLLANMDLNKVIAYIPWLSPEQADYFVSSPNLLHPFVRQGRMELLPPAEACNSDYKAKVNWIIEFNKGLSVKYAEDRIIVPRNNRLIISSRPPWIRIDMSDEIYEHLPEMGRTVDGAILSGYQMIKEEYEDGKTYRDYVERAVGAIGQLKKANPDICIHVEFTSIQNKFIRSAILNDIVRNHVHSLGLDTVEVANALNVLGYEELAYSVIKKEEDAIVSLYEGAVRLLHELKLQRIHVHSLGFYICVVSKDCPIDVEQHLDSLLFASTTAASRALLGGIKSFEDIKAGLDVPISTQGMDQIEKLGAYLVRQGKCNLEDFENGCICTRNHDILIIPARVVDHPVDTVGIGDTISASAFAAVLAGMCSLRED
- a CDS encoding CBS domain-containing protein yields the protein MLVKEIMNSDVIYCSPEDKVSDAARSLKDNDISGMPVVDDGKIVGILSEVDLLALLETPEHGDFWLPSPFEVIEIPIREFISWEDTKKMLSDVGSMPVSKIMRSGVFTVSPEDSIEDASHLMSRHKINRLPVVEDDKLTGIITRGDIIRGLGSL